A single window of Drosophila suzukii chromosome 3, CBGP_Dsuzu_IsoJpt1.0, whole genome shotgun sequence DNA harbors:
- the kto gene encoding mediator of RNA polymerase II transcription subunit 12 isoform X1, translating to MLSMLQEKRPLKRTRLGPPDIYPQDAKQREDELTPTNVKHGFTTTPPLSDEFGTAHNSNVNASKVSAFFSGVLAKKEELMTLPDTGRKKQQINCKDNFWPVSPRRKCTVDAWFKDLAGNKPLLSLAKRAPSFNKKEEIFITLCENQVNMQRATWFIKLSAAYTLSFTESKNKKRSIYDPAAEWTGNMIKFMKELLPKLQEYYQQSHDKSSSNGSTSGSLTASGNGSGSNGTSGGSSINSVASSSAPTNVIPVPSMASPLPPIHSPANGQQGAPGQPVGSGSVLPATGSLGGVVGGPGSSVVGGAAGAGAAVPPGSTISGIGSQFEDSRNALKYWKYCHQLSKYMYEESLLDRQEFLNWILDLLDKMRTQASFDEPLKKLVLSFALQYMHDFVQSERLCRKMAYIVSKKLAQLLNTVVEQQAIKDLDEQKLQQDPYELALQEQMSCPHHRDIVLYLSTILQIITIECPTALVWSGIAAHRAPSSLLGSPLDHLPLAPSVLPMPTRCPRTNQEIRRQLRSAESDIVLRTQHAEQRWFAAKWLSAGKNHYTSVLATLDHLDTHCFDRMEHNNSIDTLYAHIFPNPSASRRREEDQLEPRPAYEPKQDKDTVRILCEWAVSGQRWGEHRAMVVAILLDKRQIDVTSTPADQQSSDKDDKDSLASGAGLIDGLPVFQHVLMHFLDHDAPVLDEHVSSTQQRTEFTNLVQLFSALIRHDVFSHNAYMHTLISRGDLLLESVLVIKSGTTATKTSPPPPAPPPTTSHGFDDDGFGAGLDFKHEFDDSNVDDDLDKLVQNIKEKGQHHEAPDSPKIGPPGDGETSTGGSISRHYVYTKHFPIPQDDPSMSSYSSESNQRYILLFGVGKERDEKKHAVKKMSKEIGKLFTKKFSIDVAAAGHVKKHSRNEFNFEATTSKCQQMAYFDQHVVTAQCAANVLEQLNGFALGNNNYLPVQEHVAFLFDLMELALNIYSLLELCDSLLKELPEVEHQLQLKKSNLVRSYTTSLALYIVSILRRYHSCLLLSPEQTLSVFEGVCRTIRHVANPSECSSAERCIIAYLSDLHESCVLLQGKEQSTEYYQQLQCIKRFKDIFNTPEQLGLPPQGYNPQLLQELFMAPRRGGKLDPHWLGTLHESPANVYSFVSNALIAVCRETDNERLNDVALACAELTASCNVLSEEWIYALQSLCSGSKSPRYPHLGGQVDIGQGKTHNALAVFVCILVARHCFSLADFVSKFALPTLARSVSAGGAELSVDAEAGARLTCHLVLKLFKTLEIPQPGMYSVSTSPNPLHAVGNDFSIRLSCDRHLLVGAHKTIPIAAVLAVLKAILIVVDNAALKTPIAAGSGSSSGGLGGAFGSGKRSGFNTPVHPGSTPKSNEQRPADLSQILGTSDLQLGSSLTSEPEALQQPSVGGIEQISLLEFAQAVLKQICAQEHVLERCLKNAEQLCDMIIDEMLTAKQAQRVLHMICYPEAEFNIISELDQRSMIVRILENLGQWTLRISWLDLQLMYRQSLSNNAELNVWLDTVARAAIDVFHMEEVVLPGALKATHKPKPSTWLVAPLIAKLTPAVQGRILRVAGQVLESMNYFSKVPKSDCNSSGSGDEREKSNSCHSSNSYGLGGVAARNKKMPLNYQPFLGLILTCLKGQDEYKENLLVSLYAQLSQCLQSFAELDTIGGIDEPQAREEILDALQLRFSLVGGMFEAIQKNSTPTTDWAILLAQLVCQGVVDLSCNRELFTTVVDMLATLVHSTLVSDDERHYMNLMKKLKKEIGEKNNASIRVIRQLLPLYKQPTEVIACEHAGMDTKGNKICDMDKKQLRISDKQRISVWDILEGHKNPAPLSWVWFGAVKLERKPLTYEEAHRNLKYHTHSLVKPSSYYYEPLPLPPEDIEPVPEKIFVKDEMKADTPSSVDQSPSAGPGGTGRGRGKGTTTRKRKPKNPKTPPVVNTQQQQPQLAPQPQQPQNVQQQQLQQQQQQQQQQHMQQQQMQPNPMNQMPMNMPMNMQQFAPNPNNMMQQNAMLQQQQQMQQMGNNPLQQQLNVGGGNGQQNPQMNFMQQGPGGGGAGPQGMPGQQQQWHNAPQQQQPPQPYHNQYAPHQQNMQSNRIERPPLNANSKQALSQMLRQRQPFQQQQQAQQGPGGGFNPMQQQPQPSQQQPGPQQQMNPNQMRQQQMNAQQNPQSVAAFNALQQQQQQNAQQQQMNPNQQQQQQFMRGGNMRPGMAPNQMNQMNMGGQGMPQNPMMQQQMPQNMVGMVNPNANQMMQTGGAQGGNGVGVGVGVGVGVGVGGAGNNPNMGMGGMPQQGMMQQQPQQQPQQQVQFQNFQNQYQQQQQQQQQGMQQQGGGAGVGVGVGVGVGMAPNQQQQQQANMMGNFNPQMQQANRNNPDFMAVAAAAQQQQQQQQQRVVPGGMMAGNRNQYMNQAPNVTMSNMMGPGPGGVVGQVPPYARQQSAGGGKPGVLNTQQQFQQQQQQQQQQLRHQQMMQMQGMGGGAGGGMGSGPQQAGGAVGGGGGGGMVPQQQSMNQQQTPNLVAQLQRQNMMGQQQYQPPPY from the exons ATGCTGTCCATGCTGCAGGAGAAGCGTCCGCTGAAGCGCACCCGCCTGGGTCCGCCGGACATCTATCCGCAGGACGCGAAGCAGCGCGAGGACGAGCTGACGCCCACGAATGTGAAGCACGGCTTTACGACGACGCCGCCGCTTTCTGATGAATTCGGGACGGCCCACAACTCGAATGTGAACGCCAGCAAGGTGAGCGCCTTCTTCAGCGGCGTGCTGGCCAAGAAGGAGGAGCTGATGACCCTACCGGACACGGGGCGCAAGAAGCAGCAGATCAACTGCAAGGACAACTTCTGGCCCGTCTCGCCGCGGCGCAAGTGCACCGTGGACGCCTGGTTCAAGGACCTCGCCGGGAACAAGCCCCTGCTCAGCCTGGCCAAGCGGGCGCCCTCGTTCAACAAAAAGGAGGAGATCTTCATCACACTGTGCGAGAACCAGGTGAACATGCAGCGCGCCACCTGGTTCATCAAGCTGAGCGCCGCCTACACGCTCAGCTTCACAGAGTCCAAAAACAAGAAGCGCAGTATCTACGACCCGGCCGCCGAGTGGACCGGCAACATGATCAAGTTCATGAAGGAGCTGCTGCCCAAGCTGCAAGAGTACTATCAGCAGA GCCACGACAAGTCCTCTTCGAATGGTAGCACTTCGGGAAGCCTGACTGCCTCCGGAAATGGTTCCGGCAGCAATGGAACTTCTGGCGGCAGCTCTATTAACTCCGTGGCCAGCAGCAGTGCTCCAACGAACGTAATCCCCGTGCCCAGCATGGCCAGTCCCTTGCCCCCGATCCACAGTCCAGCGAATGGCCAACAAGGAGCACCCGGCCAGCCTGTGGGTTCTGGCAGTGTATTGCCGGCGACGGGGAGTCTTGGTGGAGTGGTAGGTGGACCCGGATCTTCAGTAGTTGGAGGAGCCGCTGGCGCAGGAGCTGCAGTGCCGCCAGGCTCTACAATTTCCGGGATAGGGAGCCAGTTTGAAGACAGCCGTAACGCGCTCAAGTACTGGAAGTACTGTCATCAACTGAGCAAGTACATGTACGAAGAGTCCCTGTTGGACCGTCAGGAATTTCTAAACTGGATCCTCGACCTGTTGGACAAGATGCGTACCCAGGCGAGCTTCGACGAACCGCTGAAAAAGCTGGTACTCAGCTTTGCCCTTCAGTATATGCATGACTTTGTCCAGTCAGAGCGCCTTTGCCGGAAGATGGCCTACATAGTGTCCAAGAAATTGGCTCAACTCCTCAACACTGTGGTGGAGCAGCAGGCCATAAAAGATCTGGACGAGCAAAAGTTGCAACAGGATCCCTACGAGCTGGCACTGCAGGAGCAGATGAGTTGTCCGcatcaccgggacatcgtgcTGTATTTGAGCACGATTCTGCAGATCATCACCATCGAGTGCCCCACTGCTCTGGTCTGGAGCGGAATAGCGGCTCACCGAGCACCATCCTCGCTGTTGGGCAGTCCGTTGGACCATCTTCCGCTGGCGCCCTCTGTCCTGCCGATGCCCACGCGCTGTCCGCGAACCAACCAGGAGATCCGGCGACAACTGCGTTCCGCCGAGTCGGATATTGTGTTGCGTACACAGCATGCTGAGCAGCGCTGGTTCGCCGCCAAGTGGCTGAGTGCCGGCAAGAATCACTACACCAGTGTGCTGGCCACACTGGACCACCTGGACACGCACTGCTTCGATCGGATGGAACACAACAACAGCATCGACACGCTATACGCCCATATTTTTCCCAACCCAAGCGCCAGTCGTCGACGGGAGGAGGATCAGCTGGAACCGCGACCAGCATACGAACCGAAGCAGGACAAGGACACGGTGCGCATCTTGTGCGAGTGGGCTGTGTCTGGGCAGCGCTGGGGCGAGCACAGGGCCATGGTGGTGGCCATTCTACTCGACAAACGCCAGATCGACGTGACCAGCACGCCGGCAGATCAACAATCCAGTGATAAGGATGACAAGGACTCGCTAGCGTCGGGCGCTGGCTTGATCGATGGTCTGCCTGTGTTCCAGCACGTCTTGATGCACTTCCTCGACCACGACGCTCCCGTTTTGGATGAGCACGTGAGCAGCACCCAGCAGCGCACCGAATTCACCAATCTTGTCCAGCTATTCAGCGCCTTGATACGACATGATGTCTTTTCGCACAACGCCTACATGCATACGCTGATATCTCGGGGAGATCTGTTGCTAGAGTCTGTGCTGGTGATCAAATCGGGAACGACAGCCACGAAAACATCTCCCCCACCTCCGGCTCCACCGCCGACGACGTCGCACGGATTCGATGATGACGGATTCGGCGCGGGCCTTGACTTTAAGCACGAGTTCGACGATTCGAATGTGGACGATGATCTTGACAAACTGGTACAGAACATTAAGGAAAAGGGCCAACATCACGAGGCGCCCGACAGTCCCAAGATCGGTCCTCCTGGCGATGGGGAAACCAGCACTGGCGGTAGCATATCGCGGCACTACGTTTACACCAAGCACTTTCCCATCCCCCAGGACGATCCCAGTATGAGCAGCTACAGTAGCGAAAGCAACCAGCGTTACATTCTGCTGTTCGGAGTGGGTAAGGAGCGGGATGAAAAAAAACACGCCGTCAAGAAAATGTCCAAGGAGATTGGCAAGCTCTTTACTAAGAAGTTTAGCATCGATGTAGCCGCTGCCGGTCATGTGAAGAAGCACTCACGCAACGAGTTCAATTTCGAAGCCACCACGTCCAAGTGCCAGCAGATGGCCTATTTTGACCAGCACGTGGTCACCGCCCAGTGTGCGGCCAATGTCCTGGAGCAGCTGAACGGTTTCGCCTTGGGAAACAACAACTACCTACCGGTGCAGGAGCACGTAGCATTCCTGTTTGACCTGATGGAGCTGGCTCTCAATATCTACAGTCTGCTGGAGCTGTGCGATAGTCTACTGAAGGAGTTGCCAGAGGTGGAGCACCAGTTGCAGCTGAAAAAGTCAAACCTGGTGCGAAGTTACACGACCTCGTTGGCTCTCTACATTGTAAGCATCCTGCGCCGCTACCACAGTTGCCTGCTTCTTTCGCCGGAACAGACGCTTTCTGTTTTTGAGGGAGTCTGTCGCACAATTCGTCACGTAGCCAATCCGAGCGAGTGCTCCTCTGCAGAGCGTTGTATCATCGCCTACCTGAGTGATCTTCATGAGTCCTGCGTCTTGCTGCAGGGCAAGGAGCAGTCCACGGAGTACTACCAGCAACTGCAGTGCATCAAGCGTTTTAAGGATATTTTCAATACTCCAGAACAGCTCGG cCTACCCCCTCAAGGCTACAATCCGCAGTTGCTGCAGGAGCTGTTTATGGCACCACGTCGCGGTGGTAAACTGGATCCTCACTGGTTGGGAACGCTGCACGAGTCGCCGGCAAACGTGTACAGCTTCGTGTCCAACGCCTTGATTGCCGTATGTCGAGAGACGGACAACGAGCGACTAAACGATGTGGCTCTGGCATGTGCCGAGCTGACCGCCAGCTGCAACGTCCTGTCCGAGGAGTGGATTTACGCCTTGCAGAGCCTGTGCAGCGGCAGTAAGAGTCCGCGGTATCCACACCTGGGCGGACAAGTGGACATTGGACAGGGCAAGACCCACAACGCCCTTGCCGTATTCGTGTGTATTCTGGTGGCCAGGCACTGCTTCTCGCTAGCGGACTTCGTAAGTAAGTTCGCCCTGCCCACATTGGCCCGGTCCGTAAGCGCTGGTGGAGCTGAATTGAGCGTGGACGCGGAGGCGGGTGCTCGACTTACTTGCCACCTAGTGCTGAAGCTGTTCAAGACCCTGGAGATTCCACAGCCGGGCATGTACTCTGTGAGCACGTCCCCAAATCCGCTCCACGCCGTTGGCAACGACTTTAGCATACGATTGAGCTGCGATCGTCACCTACTCGTGGGCGCCCACAAGACCATACCCATAGCAGCCGTGCTGGCCGTGCTCAAGGCCATTCTCATTGTCGTGGACAATGCAGCACTTAAGACTCCAATAGCTGCTGGCAGCGGATCATCCTCCGGTGGATTGGGCGGAGCTTTTGGAAGCGGCAAGCGGAGTGGCTTCAATACTCCTGTTCATCCGGGTAGCACGCCAAAAAGCAACGAACAGAGACCGGCTGACCTAAGCCAGATCTTGGGCACGAGCGATCTCCAGTTGGGCAGTAGTTTAACGAGCGAACCGGAAGCTTTGCAACAGCCGTCGGTTGGAGGAATTGAGCAGATATCACTGCTGGAGTTCGCCCAGGCGGTGCTCAAACAGATCTGCGCCCAGGAGCACGTCTTGGAAAGGTGCCTGAAGAATGCAGAGCAGCTGTGCGACATGATAATCGACGAGATGCTGACTGCCAAGCAGGCACAGCGGGTTCTGCACATGATCTGCTATCCAGAGGCCGAATTCAACATAATATCCGAGCTGGACCAACGCTCGATGATAGTGCGCATTCTGGAGAATCTGGGACAATGGACACTGCGTATCTCTTGGCTGGACCTGCAGCTCATGTACCGCCAATCGCTGAGCAACAACGCGGAGTTGAATGTCTGGCTTGACACGGTGGCCCGCGCGGCCATCGACGTCTTCCACATGGAGGAGGTAGTCTTACCGGGCGCTCTGAAGGCGACACACAAGCCCAAACCGTCCACCTGGCTGGTGGCTCCACTAATCGCCAAACTGACACCGGCAGTTCAGGGCAGGATTCTGCGAGTTGCCGGTCAGGTGCTTGAGAGCATGAACTACTTCTCCAAAGTGCCCAAGTCAGATTGCAATAGCTCGGGCAGCGGCGACGAGCGCGAGAAGAGCAACAGTTGTCACAGTAGCAACAGCTATGGCCTGGGAGGCGTGGCGGCACGCAACAAGAAGATGCCACTCAACTACCAACCATTCCTGGGCCTCATCCTCACTTGTCTAAAGGGTCAGGACGAGTATAAGGAGAACTTACTGGTTTCCCTCTACGCCCAGCTTTCACAATGTCTGCAATCCTTTGCCGAG CTGGACACAATCGGTGGTATTGATGAGCCACAGGCACGTGAAGAGATCCTTGATGCTCTGCAGTTGCGCTTCTCGCTGGTGGGCGGCATGTTCGAGGCCATCCAGAAGAACAGCACCCCTACCACAGACTGGGCCATTCTCCTGGCTCAACTGGTTTGCCAGGGCGTAGTGGATCTGAGCTGCAATCGTGAGCTCTTCACCACCGTGGTGGACATGCTGGCCACCCTGGTGCATTCGACGCTGGTCTCTGATGATGAGAGGCACTACATGAACCTGATGAAGAAGCTGAAGAAGGAAATTGGAGAAAAGAACAACGCCTCCATTCGGGTCATCCGGCAGCTTCTGCCGCTGTACAAGCAGCCCACCGAA GTGATAGCCTGTGAGCACGCTGGAATGGACACTAAGGGGAACAAGATCTGCGACATGGACAAGAAGCAACTGCGCATATCGGACAAGCAGCGCATAAGCGTGTGGGACATATTAGAAGGACACAAGAACCCGGCGCCCCTTTCGTGGGTGTGGTTCGGGGCAGTGAAGCTGGAGAGAAAGCCTCTTACCTACGAGGAAGCTCATCGCAATCTGAAGTACCACACTCACAGTCTGGTCAAGCCCAGTAGCTACTACTATGAGCCTTTGCCGCTGCCGCCCGAGGACATTGAACCCGTGCCTGAGAAAATTTTCGTA AAGGATGAAATGAAGGCGGACACGCCTTCCTCGGTGGATCAGTCGCCAAGCGCCGGCCCGGGTGGCACTGGAAGGGGCCGCGGCAAGGGAACGACCACGCGAAAGCGCAAGCCCAAGAACCCAAAGACTCCGCCCGTCGTCAACACTCAACAACAGCAGCCTCAGCTGGCGCCACAGCCCCAGCAGCCACAAAATGTTCAACAGCAGCaattgcagcagcagcagcaacaacagcagcagcaacacatgcaacagcagcagatgCAGCCGAATCCAATGAATCAGATGCCAATGAATATGCCG ATGAACATGCAGCAGTTTGCACCCAATCCGAACAACATGATGCAGCAGAACGCCATGttgcagcaacagcagcagatgCAGCAAATGGGCAACAATCCGCTGCAACAGCAGCTAAATGTGGGTGGTGGCAACGGGCAGCAGAATCCCCAGATGAACTTTATGCAGCAGGGACCGGGAGGCGGTGGAGCCGGACCACAAGGCATGCCgggccagcagcagcagtggcACAATGccccgcagcagcagcaaccgcCACAGCCGTACCACAACCAGTACGCTCCGCACCAGCAGAATATGCAAT CAAATCGTATCGAAAGGCCGCCGCTGAATGCCAACTCCAAGCAGGCCCTGTCCCAGATGCTCCGTCAGCGGCAGCCgttccagcagcagcagcaggcgcaACAGGGGCCCGGTGGCGGTTTCAACCCGATGCAGCAGCAACCCCAGCCGTCCCAACAACAGCCGGGTCCCCAGCAGCAGATGAATCCCAACCAGATGCGACAGCAACAAATGAATGCCCAACAGAATCCTCAGTCGGTGGCCGCCTTCAATGCcctgcaacagcagcagcagcagaacgcccaacagcaacagatgaATCCcaaccagcagcaacaacagcagttCATGCGCGGCGGCAACATGCGACCCGGCATGGCGCCCAACCAGATGAATCAAATGAACATGGGAGGCCAGGGCATGCCGCAGAACCCAATGATGCAGCAGCAGATGCCACAGAACATGGTGGGCATGGTCAATCCGAACGCGAACCAAATGATGCAGACCGGTGGTGCTCAGGGAGGCAATGGAGTGGGAGTTGGAGTCGGAGTTGGTGTCGGCGTGGGCGTTGGCGGCGCTGGCAACAACCCCAACATGGGCATGGGAGGCATGCCCCAACAGGGAATGATGCAACAACAGCCGCAACAGCAACCCCAACAGCAGGTCCAGTTCCAGAACTTCCAGAATCAgtaccagcagcagcagcaacaacagcagcagggcATGCAGCAACAGGGCGGCGGAGCAGGCGTTGGCGTTGGTGTTGGAGTTGGTGTGGGCATGGCGCCCaatcagcagcaacagcagcaggccAACATGATGGGAAACTTCAATCCGCAGATGCAACAGGCGAATCGCAACAATCCCGACTTCATGGCGGTGGCCGCAGCtgcccagcagcagcagcaacaacagcagcaacgcGTTGTGCCCGGAGGAATGATGGCCGGAAACCGGAATCAGTACATGAACCAGGCGCCCAACGTAACCATGTCAAACATGATGGGCCCGGGACCCGGAGGGGTGGTCGGTCAGGTTCCACCCTACGCCCGTCAGCAGTCGGCGGGAGGCGGCAAACCGGGCGTCTTGAACACCCAGCAACAGttccagcaacagcagcagcaacaacaacagcagctaAGGCACCAGCAAATGATGCAGATGCAGGGCATGGGTGGTGGCGCCGGCGGGGGAATGGGATCCGGGCCGCAGCAGGCCGGCGGAGCCGTTGGTGGAGGCGGTGGTGGCGGAATGGTGCCGCAGCAGCAGAGCATGAACCAGCAACAGACGCCCAACCTGGTGGCTCAGCTCCAGCGCCAAAACATGATGGGCCAGCAGCAGTACCAACCGCCACCATACTAG
- the kto gene encoding mediator of RNA polymerase II transcription subunit 12 isoform X2, with protein sequence MNMQQFAPNPNNMMQQNAMLQQQQQMQQMGNNPLQQQLNVGGGNGQQNPQMNFMQQGPGGGGAGPQGMPGQQQQWHNAPQQQQPPQPYHNQYAPHQQNMQSNRIERPPLNANSKQALSQMLRQRQPFQQQQQAQQGPGGGFNPMQQQPQPSQQQPGPQQQMNPNQMRQQQMNAQQNPQSVAAFNALQQQQQQNAQQQQMNPNQQQQQQFMRGGNMRPGMAPNQMNQMNMGGQGMPQNPMMQQQMPQNMVGMVNPNANQMMQTGGAQGGNGVGVGVGVGVGVGVGGAGNNPNMGMGGMPQQGMMQQQPQQQPQQQVQFQNFQNQYQQQQQQQQQGMQQQGGGAGVGVGVGVGVGMAPNQQQQQQANMMGNFNPQMQQANRNNPDFMAVAAAAQQQQQQQQQRVVPGGMMAGNRNQYMNQAPNVTMSNMMGPGPGGVVGQVPPYARQQSAGGGKPGVLNTQQQFQQQQQQQQQQLRHQQMMQMQGMGGGAGGGMGSGPQQAGGAVGGGGGGGMVPQQQSMNQQQTPNLVAQLQRQNMMGQQQYQPPPY encoded by the exons ATGAACATGCAGCAGTTTGCACCCAATCCGAACAACATGATGCAGCAGAACGCCATGttgcagcaacagcagcagatgCAGCAAATGGGCAACAATCCGCTGCAACAGCAGCTAAATGTGGGTGGTGGCAACGGGCAGCAGAATCCCCAGATGAACTTTATGCAGCAGGGACCGGGAGGCGGTGGAGCCGGACCACAAGGCATGCCgggccagcagcagcagtggcACAATGccccgcagcagcagcaaccgcCACAGCCGTACCACAACCAGTACGCTCCGCACCAGCAGAATATGCAAT CAAATCGTATCGAAAGGCCGCCGCTGAATGCCAACTCCAAGCAGGCCCTGTCCCAGATGCTCCGTCAGCGGCAGCCgttccagcagcagcagcaggcgcaACAGGGGCCCGGTGGCGGTTTCAACCCGATGCAGCAGCAACCCCAGCCGTCCCAACAACAGCCGGGTCCCCAGCAGCAGATGAATCCCAACCAGATGCGACAGCAACAAATGAATGCCCAACAGAATCCTCAGTCGGTGGCCGCCTTCAATGCcctgcaacagcagcagcagcagaacgcccaacagcaacagatgaATCCcaaccagcagcaacaacagcagttCATGCGCGGCGGCAACATGCGACCCGGCATGGCGCCCAACCAGATGAATCAAATGAACATGGGAGGCCAGGGCATGCCGCAGAACCCAATGATGCAGCAGCAGATGCCACAGAACATGGTGGGCATGGTCAATCCGAACGCGAACCAAATGATGCAGACCGGTGGTGCTCAGGGAGGCAATGGAGTGGGAGTTGGAGTCGGAGTTGGTGTCGGCGTGGGCGTTGGCGGCGCTGGCAACAACCCCAACATGGGCATGGGAGGCATGCCCCAACAGGGAATGATGCAACAACAGCCGCAACAGCAACCCCAACAGCAGGTCCAGTTCCAGAACTTCCAGAATCAgtaccagcagcagcagcaacaacagcagcagggcATGCAGCAACAGGGCGGCGGAGCAGGCGTTGGCGTTGGTGTTGGAGTTGGTGTGGGCATGGCGCCCaatcagcagcaacagcagcaggccAACATGATGGGAAACTTCAATCCGCAGATGCAACAGGCGAATCGCAACAATCCCGACTTCATGGCGGTGGCCGCAGCtgcccagcagcagcagcaacaacagcagcaacgcGTTGTGCCCGGAGGAATGATGGCCGGAAACCGGAATCAGTACATGAACCAGGCGCCCAACGTAACCATGTCAAACATGATGGGCCCGGGACCCGGAGGGGTGGTCGGTCAGGTTCCACCCTACGCCCGTCAGCAGTCGGCGGGAGGCGGCAAACCGGGCGTCTTGAACACCCAGCAACAGttccagcaacagcagcagcaacaacaacagcagctaAGGCACCAGCAAATGATGCAGATGCAGGGCATGGGTGGTGGCGCCGGCGGGGGAATGGGATCCGGGCCGCAGCAGGCCGGCGGAGCCGTTGGTGGAGGCGGTGGTGGCGGAATGGTGCCGCAGCAGCAGAGCATGAACCAGCAACAGACGCCCAACCTGGTGGCTCAGCTCCAGCGCCAAAACATGATGGGCCAGCAGCAGTACCAACCGCCACCATACTAG
- the LOC108005845 gene encoding uncharacterized protein: MARITNILDLDPSSILYILKLLSLEDQLHLARCCRFFRDAFLHMHRHHFQEVVDKDTNLRTLEDWHTFLWLCGGRIRTLESHFDDDHPLQLLPLISRHCYRLEGISIYNATVARAQPYLLRMSSLRKVHVRNYKSTSKDLIRAIRIHLPRVTSLSLESFDRRELQEVRHFSEMVELGLYDEVTASEFATIVKPMRQLRCLQMRTAKRSLITSNLRMLATNCHQLEKLTFNDCEADLLVLPQFANLKYLQIYCPEDLKTRLFKALAKSQCSMQLEYLILHRKRWIDEKQAQYISALKELRWLVCKPRDDLCVRHLSELRQLECLSVQSAREIGETQLSLLVANNERLRYLNICYCLGITDAFVLGTLGSLSSRAVQQPLELFAAATDIRHDIMERLPHDFPLKMLCLNFECSDGMTSGNHFYADEPEFDRQAV, from the exons ATGGCGCGAATTACCAATATCCTGGATTTGGACCCCAGTTCTATATTGTATATTCTAAAGCTTTTGAGCTTAGAGGACCAGTTGCACCTGGCGAGGTGCTGTCGATTCTTCAGGGACGCCTTTCTCCACATGCACCGCCACCATTTCCAGGAAGTCGTTGACAAGGACACGAACCTAAGGACTCTGGAGGATTGGCACACCTTTCTGTGGCTGTGCGGCGGTCGCATCCGTACCCTGGAGTCCCACTTCGACGATGACCATCCATTGCAGCTGCTCCCGCTGATCAGCAGGCACTGCTACCGACTGGAGGGGATCTCCATATACAATGCAACTGTGGCCCGAGCGCAGCCGTATCTGCTGAGGATGAGTTCTCTCAGGAAAGTGCACGTTCGCAACTACAAGAGCACCAGCAAGGACCTAATCAGGGCCATAAGGATACACCtgccgcgcgtaacaagcctTAGCTTGGAAAGCTTCGATCGAAGGGAGT TACAAGAAGTGCGTCACTTCAGCGAGATGGTGGAACTGGGCTTGTACGACGAGGTCACTGCCTCGGAATTCGCCACCATTGTGAAACCTATGAGACAGCTGCGTTGCCTCCAGATGCGCACCGCCAAGCGCTCTCTGATCACAAGCAATCTCAGGATGCTGGCCACCAACTGCCACCAGTTGGAAAAGCTGACGTTCAACGACTGCGAGGCAGATCTGTTGGTCCTGCCGCAGTTTGCGAACCTAAAGTACCTGCAAATATACTGCCCGGAGGACCTAAAGACGCGCCTCTTCAAGGCACTGGCAAAGAGCCAGTGCTCCATGCAGCTGGAGTATCTCATCCTGCATCGCAAGCGTTGGATTGACGAGAAGCAGGCGCAGTACATTAGTGCTTTGAAGGAGCTCCGATGGCTGGTCTGCAAACCTCGAGACGATCTCTGCGTTCGCCACTTGTCGGAGTTGAGACAATTGGAGTGCCTTTCAGTGCAGTCTGCTCGCGAAATCGGAGAAACGCAGCTCTCCTTGCTGGTGGCTAATAACGAGCGCCTGCGGTATCTAAACATCTGCTATTGCCTTGGCATCACAGACGCCTTTGTTCTGGGCACTCTGGGAAGTCTGTCCAGCCGAGCGGTTCAGCAACCTCTGGAGCTTTTTGCAGCGGCCACTGACATCAGGCATGACATCATGGAGCGA CTGCCTCACGACTTTCCCCTAAAAATGCTCTGCCTGAACTTTGAATGCAGCGATGGAATGACCAGTGGCAATCACTTTTATGCCGACGAGCCGGAATTCGATCGCCAAGCTGTTTGA